One Phocaeicola dorei genomic region harbors:
- a CDS encoding M23 family metallopeptidase: MKRFLLITIAAIFCSSATVCAQFNTVTQTKVHRKAVPKTTQSATSEQLPPCSPHQRRDSLAFAPLQTQTEQTDRHTALVSPLRHISVTSPFGYRRDPFTKRKALHNGLDLKANYEPTYAMMHGEVIKVGKDKRSGLYVTLRHGDFTVSYCHLSQTLVTKGTHVRPGIIIALTGNSGRSTGPHLHLTLKDTKKGRAIDPSILLNLIKHPL; the protein is encoded by the coding sequence ATGAAACGATTTCTACTCATCACAATAGCAGCAATATTCTGTTCATCAGCAACAGTATGCGCTCAGTTCAATACCGTCACACAGACTAAGGTACACCGCAAGGCTGTGCCAAAAACGACGCAGTCCGCAACATCCGAACAACTGCCTCCGTGCTCGCCGCATCAGCGGCGAGACTCTCTTGCCTTTGCCCCATTACAAACCCAAACGGAGCAGACCGACCGCCACACGGCACTTGTCAGTCCACTCCGTCATATCTCTGTCACCAGCCCTTTCGGCTACCGCAGAGACCCATTTACAAAAAGAAAAGCCCTACACAACGGGCTTGATTTGAAGGCAAATTACGAACCCACATACGCCATGATGCACGGCGAGGTCATCAAGGTAGGCAAGGACAAACGTTCAGGCCTCTATGTCACCCTCCGTCACGGCGACTTCACCGTCAGCTATTGCCACCTCTCCCAAACTCTCGTCACCAAAGGCACCCACGTCCGTCCCGGCATCATCATCGCGCTGACAGGCAACAGTGGTCGCAGTACTGGTCCCCACCTGCACCTCACACTCAAAGACACAAAAAAAGGACGAGCCATCGACCCGTCCATTCTTCTCAATCTTATCAAGCATCCACTCTAA
- a CDS encoding toprim domain-containing protein, whose translation MSSELTYDDFLDRLSIQEVLVDAGYHLNKRDGLRYPSYVRTDSEGRRVRGDKFIVTQNGKCCFQPPQQKVYNVISFIKEHPEMFSENKVGMSPDRLVNLVCNRLLNQPIEDRPSKITEPRKDGKPFNLNDYDIHKFNPQDRETQKRFYPYFKFRGIDLYTQYAFHRHFCLATKHRTDGLTFANLAFPLVLPKTPDKTVGFEERGRPKMDGSGGYKGKAEGSNSSEGLWIANLTGEPLDKASEIVWFESAYDAMAEYQINPVKMVYVSTGGTPTEGQMRGLLSVTPNARHYLGFDKDDAGRQFVANFRKVAAEMGFRHEHVQAYHPLGCYKDWNDALLNKKSAELIAKGEPDTFDYAEFIAAGKAEKQREKEEKNTYHRSV comes from the coding sequence ATGAGTAGTGAACTGACATACGATGACTTTCTGGACAGGTTGAGCATACAGGAAGTACTGGTGGACGCAGGGTATCATCTGAACAAGAGAGATGGCTTGCGTTATCCGTCGTATGTGCGTACTGACAGTGAGGGCAGACGGGTGCGTGGTGATAAGTTCATTGTCACGCAGAATGGGAAATGTTGCTTCCAACCACCGCAGCAGAAGGTGTATAATGTCATTTCGTTCATCAAGGAGCATCCAGAAATGTTTTCAGAGAACAAGGTGGGAATGTCTCCTGACCGACTCGTCAACCTCGTCTGCAACCGACTGCTCAACCAACCCATAGAGGACAGACCATCGAAGATTACAGAACCAAGAAAGGACGGAAAGCCATTCAACCTGAATGACTACGACATCCACAAGTTCAATCCGCAGGACAGGGAAACGCAGAAAAGGTTTTATCCCTATTTTAAGTTCCGAGGCATCGACCTCTATACGCAGTATGCTTTTCATCGGCATTTCTGTCTGGCTACTAAGCATCGGACGGATGGACTTACCTTTGCCAACCTTGCCTTTCCGCTTGTACTGCCCAAGACACCCGACAAGACTGTGGGCTTTGAGGAACGAGGACGACCGAAGATGGACGGTAGCGGCGGTTACAAGGGCAAGGCAGAAGGAAGCAACAGCAGTGAAGGACTGTGGATTGCCAACCTCACGGGCGAGCCGTTGGATAAAGCAAGCGAAATTGTATGGTTTGAGAGTGCCTACGATGCCATGGCAGAGTATCAGATAAATCCTGTAAAGATGGTGTATGTATCTACGGGCGGCACACCCACCGAGGGACAGATGCGAGGACTTCTGTCCGTTACTCCCAACGCACGGCACTATTTGGGTTTTGACAAGGACGATGCAGGGCGGCAGTTTGTTGCAAACTTCAGGAAGGTGGCAGCAGAGATGGGCTTCCGTCACGAGCATGTGCAAGCCTATCATCCATTGGGTTGCTACAAGGACTGGAACGATGCGCTGCTCAACAAGAAATCAGCAGAACTGATTGCCAAGGGCGAACCAGATACCTTCGACTATGCCGAGTTTATCGCAGCCGGCAAGGCAGAGAAACAAAGGGAAAAAGAAGAAAAGAACACATATCATAGAAGCGTATGA
- a CDS encoding DUF4099 domain-containing protein, protein MKQVRFEESEVPYQTLARFGLTQEKIEDLPMWALEDIGQGRRSPLLPIQVNNDEGETLKSRTRFALVRMEDGKVDVVFYPQLEKSPLEAFTQEQQEDLLAGKAILADVKDADGRSSKAFVQIDTETNQVMSVPTPVIGRNLEVLKDELKLSSAELTVMQKGEPLTLIMEDEQVTVGIDLNDKTGIRINQGDSQKWKENTKREWDKYTFGCYGCWVMGDDGNLDYVPEEEYTEELWNEQKKNGERNRASFSMHK, encoded by the coding sequence ATGAAGCAAGTACGATTTGAAGAGAGCGAGGTGCCTTATCAGACACTGGCTCGTTTTGGTCTCACACAAGAGAAGATTGAAGACCTGCCCATGTGGGCGTTGGAAGATATTGGTCAGGGACGACGTTCACCGTTGCTGCCCATTCAGGTGAATAATGATGAGGGCGAGACATTGAAGAGCCGCACCCGATTTGCGTTGGTCCGTATGGAGGACGGCAAGGTGGATGTGGTCTTCTATCCGCAGTTGGAGAAATCACCATTGGAGGCTTTTACTCAGGAACAGCAGGAGGACTTGCTGGCTGGAAAGGCTATCCTTGCCGATGTTAAGGATGCTGATGGCAGGAGCAGCAAGGCTTTCGTGCAGATTGACACGGAGACCAATCAGGTGATGTCGGTACCTACGCCTGTCATCGGGCGCAACTTGGAGGTGCTGAAGGATGAACTGAAACTGAGTTCGGCAGAACTGACCGTGATGCAGAAGGGTGAGCCGCTCACGCTCATCATGGAGGACGAACAGGTGACGGTGGGTATTGACCTGAACGATAAGACCGGCATAAGGATTAATCAAGGCGACAGTCAGAAGTGGAAGGAGAACACCAAGCGAGAGTGGGACAAATACACCTTCGGGTGCTATGGCTGTTGGGTAATGGGCGATGACGGTAATCTTGACTATGTGCCTGAAGAGGAATACACGGAAGAACTTTGGAATGAGCAGAAGAAGAATGGAGAGCGCAACCGCGCCTCTTTTTCCATGCACAAATAA
- a CDS encoding DUF4411 family protein, which translates to MAIVVDTCSLVMIAKNYLPLDKDGQLYSFLEEAFSRKDLMLLDVILDESKRTSKGIAVEKMPFLKDKKLVIPTKDLFPCAPERFSNMIDNNFCVRLKKQELTEEEYIEQKEEYLKTGDAKIIIYALNVRHSDAIHLEEMQVMTEETRQQNDGKLFKKLPLLCEQIGIGTLTVSEYLHRNGFFIDK; encoded by the coding sequence ATGGCGATAGTTGTTGATACATGCTCATTGGTGATGATTGCCAAGAATTATCTTCCCTTGGATAAGGACGGACAGTTGTACTCATTCCTGGAAGAGGCGTTCTCCCGCAAGGATTTGATGCTACTTGATGTGATTCTGGATGAATCAAAACGCACCTCCAAAGGAATTGCAGTTGAAAAGATGCCTTTCCTCAAAGACAAGAAATTGGTCATTCCGACAAAGGATCTATTTCCATGTGCCCCAGAGAGATTCAGCAACATGATAGACAACAATTTCTGTGTAAGACTGAAGAAGCAGGAACTGACTGAAGAAGAATACATAGAGCAAAAGGAAGAATACCTTAAAACAGGTGATGCTAAGATTATCATTTATGCACTGAATGTACGACACTCGGACGCTATCCATCTGGAAGAGATGCAAGTAATGACGGAGGAAACAAGGCAGCAGAATGACGGTAAGTTGTTCAAGAAACTTCCTTTGTTGTGTGAGCAGATAGGGATTGGAACACTAACCGTTTCAGAATATCTGCATAGAAACGGGTTCTTTATTGACAAATAG
- a CDS encoding ImmA/IrrE family metallo-endopeptidase gives MKVEINKKRLEYLLALYKMSVDDLLSLLNKGRKRITGAADISGDSIDLGVLKRIGEIFDKEVSFFQDYSKLSTNASSSIFFRKTSFGTELNLESIRTVNRFESLKNALDAYNKLSQLDVKFDIEHYTLQDDPKTVAVRARDFFYPGETVNHRQFLVKMIEKIADHGIFVFEYIETWNKKEKTNIDGFYLKPNVIVLKHHKHYKREIFTLAHELGHCLLGIEEVESVDMMDISAQTSYSDVERWCNDFAYQFIMGQEAETLANIACVDSRNDYCIDLFKAISARTHISRLALYTRMYIDRKISYSSYSNVKSELAEEYRRREEQEKLKNSEKRGGRTPKPIISPLFLKTMQYAYFNGVVNETTFCSRLNVKPANFERELWR, from the coding sequence ATGAAAGTAGAGATTAACAAGAAACGTTTAGAATACCTGCTGGCATTATACAAGATGTCGGTGGATGACTTGTTGTCTCTTCTGAACAAAGGCAGGAAACGGATAACAGGAGCCGCAGACATCAGTGGAGATTCTATTGATTTGGGGGTGTTGAAGCGTATAGGTGAGATATTCGACAAAGAAGTCAGTTTCTTTCAAGACTATTCTAAGTTGTCAACCAATGCAAGCAGCAGTATCTTCTTCCGCAAGACCTCATTCGGAACAGAGCTGAACTTGGAGTCGATCCGTACTGTAAACCGATTCGAGAGTCTGAAAAACGCTTTGGATGCATACAACAAACTGTCGCAACTGGATGTGAAGTTTGACATAGAACACTACACCCTACAAGATGACCCTAAGACAGTAGCCGTACGTGCAAGAGATTTTTTTTATCCCGGGGAAACTGTCAATCATAGGCAGTTTCTTGTGAAGATGATAGAAAAAATCGCCGATCATGGCATTTTTGTCTTTGAATACATAGAGACATGGAACAAGAAAGAGAAAACCAACATTGACGGTTTTTACCTTAAGCCCAATGTGATAGTGCTTAAGCATCATAAGCATTACAAGCGAGAAATATTCACTCTGGCGCATGAATTGGGGCATTGTCTATTGGGGATTGAAGAAGTGGAGTCGGTGGACATGATGGACATCTCGGCACAGACTTCATACAGTGATGTCGAAAGATGGTGCAATGATTTTGCATATCAGTTCATTATGGGACAAGAAGCAGAAACACTTGCTAACATAGCATGTGTAGATTCCCGTAACGACTACTGCATTGACCTCTTCAAGGCTATCAGTGCACGGACGCACATTAGCCGTCTTGCCTTATATACAAGGATGTATATCGACAGGAAAATCAGCTATTCGAGCTACAGCAATGTCAAGAGTGAATTGGCAGAGGAATACAGAAGAAGAGAGGAACAGGAAAAGTTGAAAAACTCTGAGAAGAGAGGCGGGCGAACACCAAAGCCCATCATTTCTCCGCTATTCTTGAAAACCATGCAATATGCCTATTTCAATGGAGTGGTCAACGAGACCACTTTCTGTTCGAGACTCAATGTCAAACCAGCAAATTTTGAGAGGGAGTTATGGCGATAG